In Nocardioides dokdonensis FR1436, the following are encoded in one genomic region:
- a CDS encoding GtrA family protein — protein sequence MGPRRQRLLSEAGRFLAVGGLATIVALVLFNLLVHGFNTGAHALLDDKPILAYVLANTVGMVISYRGTRQWAFRDRPTRHADGGRSAFVVINVVTMAIPVLCLFVSRDLLGLDDPLSDNIAANVIGLALGVAARFWLFRTLVFRRPINLGDIYPAESARPLDPGLGPEGDEVPGAPLSEQATKDRSRSGPTPPPALGGGAG from the coding sequence ATGGGTCCTCGCCGCCAGCGTCTCCTGAGCGAGGCCGGACGTTTCCTCGCCGTGGGCGGGCTGGCGACGATCGTCGCCCTGGTCCTGTTCAACCTGCTGGTGCACGGCTTCAACACCGGCGCCCACGCGCTGCTCGACGACAAGCCGATCCTGGCCTACGTGCTGGCCAACACCGTGGGCATGGTCATCAGCTACCGCGGCACCCGTCAGTGGGCCTTCCGTGACCGCCCGACCCGGCACGCCGACGGCGGTCGATCGGCGTTCGTGGTGATCAACGTGGTCACGATGGCCATCCCGGTGCTGTGCCTCTTCGTCAGCCGCGACCTGCTCGGTCTCGACGACCCCCTCAGCGACAACATCGCCGCCAACGTCATCGGTCTGGCGCTGGGCGTGGCCGCGCGGTTCTGGCTCTTCCGGACCCTGGTCTTCCGCCGCCCCATCAACCTCGGCGACATCTACCCCGCGGAGTCGGCGCGGCCCCTCGACCCGGGTCTGGGCCCGGAGGGCGACGAGGTGCCGGGGGCCCCGCTCAGCGAGCAGGCGACCAAAGACCGGTCCAGGAGTGGCCCAACTCCGCCACCAGCTCTCGGAGGCGGGGCAGGCTGA
- a CDS encoding OFA family MFS transporter produces MLAVLSRERTVARPGYSRWLIPPAALAVHLSIGQVYATSVYKSALVAHFDTTLTQIGFVFSLAIVMLGLSAAVFGTWVDRNGPRAAMATAAVFWSSGFMVAALGISTDQLWLVYLGYGVLGGIGLGIGYISPVSTLIKWFPDRPGLATGMAIMGFGGGAMVASPVSGRLMALYDSGYDSSDPGSVASGGAVSALFVTLGLVYLAFMLFGALIVRVPADDWSPEGYDPAASQDAMVTDASVSANNAIRTPQFWLLWTVLFCNVTAGIGILEQASPMIQDFFREGGTSAVSAAAAGGFVGVLSICNMAGRFVWSTTSDKVGRKPIYMIYLGVGVVLYLALALGGSTSTIVFVALAGIIISFYGGGFATVPAYLRDLFGTFEVGAIHGRLLTAWAAAGVAGPLIVNAFLDAQGEPGKLVSGDYRPALLTMVGVLVVGFVANLMIRPVAEKFHEPGSRTSGEHERSSA; encoded by the coding sequence GTGCTGGCAGTCCTCTCGCGCGAGCGCACCGTCGCTCGACCCGGCTACTCCCGGTGGCTGATCCCACCGGCGGCGCTCGCCGTCCACCTGTCCATCGGCCAGGTCTATGCCACCAGCGTCTACAAGAGCGCGCTGGTAGCCCACTTCGACACCACGCTGACCCAGATCGGCTTCGTCTTCTCGTTGGCGATCGTGATGCTGGGGCTGTCGGCGGCGGTGTTCGGCACGTGGGTGGACCGCAACGGCCCGCGTGCCGCGATGGCCACGGCCGCGGTGTTCTGGTCCTCCGGGTTCATGGTCGCGGCGCTCGGCATCAGCACCGACCAGCTGTGGCTGGTCTATCTCGGGTACGGCGTGCTCGGCGGCATCGGGCTCGGCATCGGCTACATCTCCCCGGTCTCCACCCTCATCAAGTGGTTCCCCGACCGGCCGGGGCTGGCCACCGGCATGGCGATCATGGGCTTCGGCGGCGGCGCCATGGTCGCCAGCCCGGTCAGCGGCCGGCTGATGGCCCTCTACGACTCCGGCTACGACTCCTCTGACCCGGGGTCGGTGGCCAGCGGGGGCGCGGTGTCTGCGCTGTTCGTGACCCTGGGCCTGGTCTACCTGGCCTTCATGCTCTTCGGTGCCCTCATCGTGCGGGTCCCCGCCGACGACTGGTCGCCGGAGGGCTACGACCCCGCGGCATCGCAGGACGCGATGGTCACCGACGCCAGCGTCTCGGCGAACAACGCGATCCGCACCCCGCAGTTCTGGTTGCTGTGGACCGTGCTGTTCTGCAACGTCACGGCCGGCATCGGCATCCTCGAGCAGGCCTCCCCGATGATCCAGGACTTCTTCCGCGAGGGCGGCACGTCGGCGGTGAGCGCGGCCGCGGCGGGTGGTTTCGTCGGAGTGCTGTCGATCTGCAACATGGCCGGTCGCTTCGTGTGGTCCACGACATCCGACAAGGTGGGTCGCAAGCCGATCTACATGATCTACCTCGGTGTGGGCGTGGTGCTCTACCTGGCGCTGGCGCTGGGCGGATCGACGTCGACGATCGTCTTCGTGGCGCTGGCCGGCATCATCATCAGCTTCTACGGCGGCGGCTTCGCCACCGTGCCGGCCTACCTGCGCGACCTCTTCGGCACCTTCGAGGTCGGCGCCATCCACGGCCGGCTCCTGACAGCGTGGGCCGCCGCGGGCGTGGCGGGGCCGTTGATCGTCAACGCCTTCCTCGACGCCCAGGGAGAACCGGGGAAGCTGGTCTCCGGCGACTACCGCCCGGCGCTGCTGACGATGGTGGGCGTGCTGGTCGTGGGTTTCGTGGCCAACCTGATGATCCGACCGGTGGCCGAGAAGTTCCACGAGCCCGGCTCCCGCACGTCCGGCGAGCACGAGAGGAGCAGCGCATGA
- a CDS encoding acyl-CoA dehydrogenase family protein, translating to MTTTAFELSREHEEFRASVREFAAAEIAPHAAQWDRDHHFPIDVVRKMGALGLFGLTSPEEYGGAGEDGDFTSLCVAIEEIGRVDQSMGITLQAAVGLGINPVLTYGTEDQKKQWLPALVAGEELAGFGLTEPGAGSDAGATRTKAVLDGGEWVVDGSKQFITNSGSEITSLVTVTARTGTREDGRPEISTIMVPAGTPGFTAEKAYDKLGWHASDTHPLSFQSCRVPAENLLGERGRGYAQFLATLDDGRVAISALSVGCIQACLDMSVEYAGERQTFGGPIGRKQGVAFQIADLEVMLHASRMLTYRAAALKDAGAPYQEFKQAAAVAKLYTTESAVTATRIATQVFGGYGFMEEYPVARFYRDAKVLEIGEGTSEVQRMLIARGLGLPVE from the coding sequence ATGACGACCACTGCCTTCGAGCTGTCCCGCGAGCACGAGGAGTTCCGCGCGAGCGTGCGCGAGTTCGCCGCCGCCGAGATCGCCCCGCACGCCGCCCAGTGGGACCGCGACCACCACTTCCCGATCGACGTGGTGCGCAAGATGGGCGCGCTCGGCCTCTTCGGGCTCACCTCCCCCGAGGAGTACGGCGGCGCCGGCGAGGACGGCGACTTCACCAGCCTCTGCGTCGCGATCGAGGAGATCGGGCGGGTCGACCAGTCGATGGGCATCACGCTGCAGGCCGCGGTCGGGCTGGGCATCAACCCGGTGCTCACCTACGGCACCGAGGACCAGAAGAAGCAGTGGCTGCCCGCCCTCGTCGCGGGGGAGGAGCTCGCGGGCTTCGGGCTGACCGAGCCCGGTGCCGGCTCCGACGCCGGCGCCACCCGCACCAAGGCCGTGCTCGACGGCGGCGAGTGGGTCGTCGACGGCTCCAAGCAGTTCATCACCAACTCCGGCTCCGAGATCACCTCGCTGGTCACCGTCACCGCGCGCACCGGCACCCGCGAGGACGGTCGGCCCGAGATCTCCACGATCATGGTCCCCGCCGGGACGCCGGGCTTCACCGCCGAGAAGGCCTACGACAAGCTCGGCTGGCACGCCTCCGACACGCACCCCCTGAGCTTCCAGTCGTGCCGGGTGCCGGCCGAGAACCTGCTCGGTGAGCGGGGGCGGGGGTACGCGCAGTTCCTGGCCACGCTCGACGACGGGCGGGTGGCGATCTCGGCGCTGTCGGTCGGCTGCATCCAGGCCTGCCTCGACATGAGCGTCGAGTACGCCGGCGAGCGCCAGACGTTCGGCGGTCCCATCGGGCGCAAGCAGGGCGTCGCCTTCCAGATCGCCGACCTCGAGGTGATGCTGCACGCCTCGCGGATGCTGACCTACCGCGCTGCGGCCCTCAAGGACGCCGGTGCGCCGTACCAGGAGTTCAAGCAGGCCGCGGCCGTCGCCAAGCTCTACACCACCGAGTCCGCGGTCACCGCGACCCGGATCGCCACCCAGGTCTTCGGCGGCTACGGCTTCATGGAGGAGTACCCCGTGGCGCGGTTCTACCGTGACGCCAAGGTGCTCGAGATCGGTGAGGGCACCTCCGAGGTGCAGCGGATGCTGATCGCCCGGGGGCTCGGCCTCCCGGTCGAGTGA
- a CDS encoding MFS transporter small subunit: MSAEQHEGQPESHSMRIAAAWTLVGIPLAYGLVETLRRASALFSG, from the coding sequence ATGAGCGCCGAGCAGCACGAGGGACAGCCTGAGAGCCACAGCATGAGGATCGCGGCAGCCTGGACCCTGGTGGGCATCCCGCTGGCCTACGGGCTGGTCGAGACCCTGCGCCGGGCGTCGGCCCTCTTCTCGGGTTAA
- a CDS encoding PH domain-containing protein, with protein MSALEPDPTTWQRLDRRMLLVHPLRELLRFLPFVLGLLVFGSTTDGPVWLRWELLGVAVPVVLGLLRYLTTSYRILDGRVELRRGLLQRHVLTAQLDRVRTVDTTATLLQRLLGLASVKIGTGSAEQDLDLDGLRATRSRALRAELLRESTETPPAVEQGELVVPAPAPPPTSRTVLQLDPSWARYAPLTGTGLLIAGTLIGVWTQLPGPLRLDPSGLASSGLGGPLLALVGMVALAVVVSGLAVGGYLVNNWGLVLRHEATPTGGTWHLSRGLTTTRETSADDERVAGVSMTEPLGLRLAGAARLESIVTGLSGEGQSAMELSPPAPRTVVAGVAGEVLGRPAPPTVALVRHGAAAVRRRWTRAVLPPLVLGAGCVALVLTGTTGAWPLVPAVIAPLLGVLLAVDRSRALGHALVEGHLVARSGSLLRRRDMLDTTHVIGWNLTATWFQRRAGLTTLVATTAGGRQSVRLLDLPEARAVQLADAAVPGLLAQFRH; from the coding sequence GTGAGCGCGCTCGAGCCCGACCCGACCACGTGGCAGCGCCTGGACCGGCGGATGCTGCTCGTCCACCCGTTGCGCGAGCTGCTCCGGTTCCTGCCCTTCGTCCTGGGCCTGCTGGTGTTCGGATCCACGACCGACGGCCCGGTCTGGCTGCGCTGGGAGCTGCTCGGCGTCGCGGTGCCGGTCGTCCTGGGCCTGCTGCGCTACCTGACCACCTCCTACCGCATCCTGGACGGCAGGGTGGAGCTGCGCCGCGGTCTGCTCCAGCGCCACGTCCTGACCGCCCAGCTCGACCGGGTGCGCACCGTCGACACCACCGCCACGCTGCTCCAGCGGCTCCTGGGCCTGGCCAGCGTCAAGATCGGCACCGGCAGCGCCGAGCAGGACCTCGACCTCGACGGACTGCGCGCCACCCGCTCGCGGGCGCTGCGCGCCGAGCTCCTGAGGGAATCCACCGAGACACCTCCTGCCGTGGAGCAGGGTGAGCTCGTCGTACCTGCCCCGGCTCCCCCGCCCACGAGCCGAACCGTCCTGCAGCTCGACCCCTCGTGGGCGCGCTATGCGCCCCTGACGGGTACCGGCCTGCTCATCGCCGGCACGCTCATCGGCGTCTGGACCCAGCTTCCCGGACCCCTGCGGCTGGACCCCAGCGGTCTCGCCTCCAGCGGGCTGGGTGGTCCCCTGCTGGCCCTGGTCGGCATGGTCGCCCTGGCAGTGGTCGTCTCCGGGCTGGCCGTCGGCGGCTACCTGGTGAACAACTGGGGCCTGGTGCTGCGCCACGAGGCGACACCCACCGGCGGCACCTGGCACCTGAGCCGTGGTCTGACGACCACGCGCGAGACCAGCGCCGACGACGAGCGCGTGGCGGGGGTCAGCATGACCGAGCCGCTGGGGCTGCGGCTCGCCGGCGCCGCGCGGCTCGAGAGCATCGTGACCGGGCTGAGCGGAGAGGGCCAGAGCGCGATGGAGCTGTCGCCGCCCGCACCGCGGACGGTCGTGGCCGGCGTCGCCGGCGAGGTGCTGGGCCGCCCCGCCCCGCCCACCGTGGCGCTGGTGCGCCACGGTGCCGCCGCCGTACGCCGCCGTTGGACCCGCGCGGTGCTGCCCCCGCTGGTGCTCGGCGCGGGGTGCGTGGCGCTCGTCCTCACCGGCACCACCGGTGCGTGGCCGCTCGTGCCGGCCGTGATCGCCCCGCTGCTGGGCGTGCTGCTGGCCGTCGACCGGTCCCGGGCGCTGGGCCACGCGCTCGTCGAGGGCCACCTCGTGGCCCGCAGCGGCAGCCTGCTGCGCCGTCGCGACATGCTCGACACCACCCACGTGATCGGCTGGAACCTGACCGCGACCTGGTTCCAGCGCCGCGCCGGCCTGACGACGCTCGTCGCCACCACGGCGGGCGGGCGGCAGTCCGTCCGCCTCCTCGACCTGCCCGAGGCCCGGGCCGTGCAGCTGGCCGACGCCGCCGTGCCCGGTCTGCTCGCTCAGTTCCGTCACTGA
- a CDS encoding PH domain-containing protein, with the protein MADLRDPAHRVSPRARLLWILEEVVGSALVAAALLVATLGFDLFDLRWWMVSLLVALPVLYVLVVPQWRYAVHRWEATETAVYTQTGWWSRERRIAPMSRIQTVDYAQGPLERLLGLADVTVTTASAAGALTISALDRDTALRLVDDLTLRADAVAGDAT; encoded by the coding sequence ATGGCCGACCTCCGCGACCCCGCCCACCGGGTCAGCCCGCGCGCCCGGCTCCTGTGGATCCTCGAGGAGGTCGTCGGGTCCGCGCTGGTCGCCGCAGCGCTGCTGGTCGCCACGCTCGGCTTCGACCTGTTCGACCTGCGGTGGTGGATGGTCTCGCTGCTGGTGGCGCTGCCGGTCCTCTACGTGCTGGTGGTGCCGCAGTGGCGCTACGCCGTGCACCGCTGGGAGGCCACGGAGACGGCCGTCTACACCCAGACCGGGTGGTGGTCGCGGGAGCGACGGATCGCACCGATGTCCCGCATCCAGACGGTCGACTACGCCCAGGGCCCGCTCGAGCGGTTGCTCGGCCTGGCCGACGTCACCGTCACGACCGCCTCCGCCGCCGGCGCGCTGACCATCTCCGCGCTCGACCGGGACACCGCGCTGCGCCTGGTCGACGACCTCACGCTGCGCGCTGACGCCGTCGCCGGCGACGCCACGTGA